A window of Castanea sativa cultivar Marrone di Chiusa Pesio chromosome 1, ASM4071231v1 contains these coding sequences:
- the LOC142616709 gene encoding RAF-like serine/threonine-protein kinase 20 isoform X1 — protein MMDSPTSAMGSSTPCSNDETTRVKFLCSFLGSILPRPQDGKLRYVGGETRIVCVARDISFEELMGKMRELYDGAAVLKYQQPDEDLDALVSVVNDDDVINMMEEYDKLGSGDGFTRLRIFLFSHPEQEVSPHYVDGGDDRETERRYVDALNNLNDGSEFRKQQQPDSPRIGPVEDIHVGEQFFNPVGMEGGLHSQRASEIPMLQFNLRHLTIPHVGSAPHQPQRYTEMEAPWSPAYYSPRHPGHHDPRQLAEYPSSPSSARYRLPLSDLTEKGLDRMPEEYSRQQVSHQPTYEHQPQYSENVMWVPSGAISGDKSGFPGNIFHGPNVVEGNSVCENCRMAFQRNQPHLEHGLLQVSNPCAECPPNREAFMLNTDAKLHHGIYPSEQNHDLRPVYNETQNHERGWILQNHLNARVDEVRVHASGAPRLNDHYIGDGAGMNFPMGHGNLADGHPPPSNYAYHRAGHEMGNEVLHDQAVAAVPHMHIPPHEESGIRYGNLPYGYGVDNLYPVSHGNVPGHALWRSNSQHVAAPYEASSAPQQVNGAANPGFVRPEGSPRFCVGMDNHIPRIESSQKILGFDGLAMPEYSHSHALKLNPNSFSKESLHSSRPPPEMVNFATPLGPVPPSDSSSTLIHDKVVSSVAPGYNPDSRKDTGITEVERLDGKSIIGEEKEANQVEKVETSELQNISHLEQMKIDNNNCQETSLGSTNSVCLKPAEESGAKLGEKVISAPPEDSKLSAEHLSFLPELIASVKRAALEGAEEVKVKVEECADLKEATGNEIESANAHGDQELDFDNDNVDTSKIEPTKAEAEALDRGLQSIKNDDLEEIRELGSGTYGAVYHGKWKGSDVAVKRIKASCFAGRPSERERLIADFWKEALILSSLHHPNVVSFYGIVRDGPDGSLATVTEFMVNGSLKQFLQKKDRTIDRRKRLIIAMDAAFGMEYLHGKNIVHFDLKCENLLVNMRDPQRPVCKIGDLGLSKVKQHTLVSGGVRGTLPWMAPELLSGKSHMVTEKIDVYSFGIVMWELLTGDEPYADLHCASIIGGIVNNTLRPQSPTWCDPEWKSLMESCWASDPAARPSFSEISQKLRNMAAAMNVR, from the exons ATGATGGATAGCCCAACATCAGCCATGGGTTCTTCAACCCCTTGTTCGAATGATGAAACCACGCGTGTTAAATTTTTGTGTAGTTTTTTGGGGAGTATATTGCCCCGTCCCCAGGACGGGAAGCTCCGGTATGTGGGCGGGGAGACCCGAATTGTTTGCGTGGCGAGAGATATTAGTTTTGAGGAGTTGATGGGTAAAATGAGGGAGCTTTATGATGGGGCGGCGGTATTGAAATACCAGCAGCCCGATGAGGATCTTGATGCTCTTGTATCGGTTGtaaatgatgatgatgtgaTTAACATGATGGAAGAGTATGATAAGTTGGGTTCGGGTGATGGGTTCACTAGGCTTAGGATTTTTCTGTTCTCACATCCCGAACAAGAGGTTTCGCCCCACTATGTTGATGGTGGGGATGATAGGGAGACTGAGAGGAGGTATGTGGATGCtttgaataatttgaatgaTGGTTCTGAGTTTAGGAAGCAGCAGCAACCTGATTCCCCCAGGATTGGTCCAGTTGAGGATATACATGTTGGGGAGCAGTTCTTTAACCCGGTAGGTATGGAGGGTGGCCTTCATAGCCAAAGGGCTTCTGAGATACCAATGCTACAGTTTAACTTGCGTCACCTCACGATTCCTCATGTGGGATCTGCACCACACCAGCCTCAGAGGTATACCGAAATGGAAGCTCCATGGAGCCCTGCATACTATTCTCCTAGGCATCCTGGGCACCATGATCCAAGACAATTGGCAGAGTATCCATCTTCCCCTTCTTCTGCACGTTACCGTCTGCCATTGTCTGATTTAACAGAAAAAGGCTTAGATAGAATGCCAGAAGAATATTCTCGGCAGCAAGTGAGTCACCAGCCCACTTATGAACACCAGCCACAATATTCTGAAAATGTTATGTGGGTGCCAAGTGGAGCTATATCAGGTGATAAGTCTGGTTTTCCTGGTAACATTTTTCATGGCCCCAATGTCGTTGAAGGGAACAGTGTTTGTGAGAATTGCCGGATGGCTTTCCAAAGAAATCAACCGCATTTGGAGCATGGGCTTCTCCAGGTCTCTAATCCATGTGCTGAGTGTCCCCCAAATAGAGAGGCTTTCATGCTGAACACAGATGCCAAGTTGCACCATGGGATTTACCCTAGTGAGCAGAATCATGATCTTCGACCTGTTTATAATGAAACTCAAAATCATGAGAGAGGATGGATTCTGCAGAACCATTTGAATGCTCGGGTTGATGAAGTCAGAGTACATGCATCTGGAGCTCCAAGATTGAATGATCATTACATTGGTGATGGAGCAGGCATGAATTTCCCTATGGGTCATGGTAATTTAGCCGATGGACATCCTCCCCCATCAAATTATGCTTATCACCGAGCTGGGCATGAAATGGGGAATGAAGTGCTGCATGACCAAGCTGTGGCTGCTGTACCCCACATGCACATACCTCCTCATGAAGAAAGTGGGATCCGGTATGGAAATTTGCCTTATGGTTATGGAGTAGATAATCTTTATCCAGTGTCACATGGAAATGTACCTGGACATGCCTTATGGAGAAGTAATTCGCAGCATGTTGCTGCCCCTTATGAAGCATCCAGTGCACCTCAGCAAGTGAATGGTGCAGCTAATCCAGGATTTGTCAGGCCTGAGGGTAGTCCAAGATTCTGTGTTGGCATGGACAATCATATTCCTCGAATAGAGTCCTCACAAAAAATATTGGGTTTTGATGGGTTAGCCATGCCAGAATATTCTCATAGCCATGCTTTAAAATTGAACCCAAACTCATTCAGCAAGGAAAGTCTCCATTCATCTCGACCCCCACCTGAGATGGTCAACTTTGCCACCCCCTTGGGACCTGTGCCACCATCGGATTCATCTTCAACTTTGATTCATGATAAAGTGGTTTCTTCAGTAGCTCCTGGTTACAATCCCGATTCAAGAAAGGATACCGGTATCACTGAAGTGGAAAGGTTGGATGGGAAAAGTATAattggagaagaaaaagaggcaAATCAAGTAGAAAAAGTTGAGACCTCTGAATTGCAGAATATTTCTCATCTAGAGCAAatgaaaattgataataacAACTGTCAGGAGACTTCTCTTGGTTCTACCAATTCAGTCTGCTTGAAGCCTGCAGAAGAGAGTGGTGCGAAACTGGGTGAAAAAGTCATTTCTGCACCTCCTGAAGATTCAAAGCTTTCAGCTGAACATTTGAGTTTCTTACCTGAGTTGATTGCTTCTGTGAAGAGGGCAGCATTAGAAGGAGCTGAAGAGGTCAAAGTGAAAGTCGAAGAATGTGCTGACCTTAAAGAAGCAACTGGAAATGAAATAGAATCAGCG AATGCTCATGGGGATCAAGAGTTGGATTTTGATAATGACAATGTGGATACCTCCAAGATTGAGCCAACAAAAGCGGAGGCAGAAGCTCTTGACAGGGGATTACAG TCAATAAAGAATGATGATCTAGAGGAAATCCGGGAATTAGGTTCTGGAACGTATGGGGCTGTTTATCATGGGAAATGGAAGGGTTCTGATGTGGCAGTAAAGAGAATAAAAGCCAGTTGTTTTGCCGGGAGACCTTCTGAAAGGGAACGTTTG ATTGCGGATTTCTGGAAGGAGGCTTTGATATTGAGTTCATTACATCATCCAAATGTTGTTTCTTTCTATGGAATTGTTCGTGATGGTCCTGATGGATCTTTAGCAACTGTGACAGAGTTCATGGTTAATGGATCTTTAAAACAGTTTTTGCAGAAGAAAGACAG GACTATTGATCGTCGTAAGAGACTCATCATAGCTATGGATGCTGCATTTGGGATGGAGTATTTGCATGGAAAGAACATTGTACATTTTGATTTGAAATGCGAAAATTTGCTGGTGAATATGAGAGATCCACAGCGTCCTGTGTGCAAG ATTGGTGATTTGGGCTTATCAAAGGTAAAACAGCACACTTTAGTGTCAGGAGGTGTCCGCGGAACTTTACCTTGGATGGCACCTGAGCTTCTCAGTGGGAAAAGCCATATGGTGACAGAGAAG ATTGATGTTTACTCGTTTGGGATTGTTATGTGGGAGTTACTCACGGGTGATGAGCCTTATGCAGATCTGCATTGCGCTTCCATAATTG GTGGAATTGTAAACAACACATTGCGCCCACAAAGTCCAACATGGTGTGATCCTGAATGGAAGTCTCTGATGGAAAGTTGTTGGGCTTCTGATCCAGCAGCTAGGCCATCGTTTTCGGAAATCTCTCAGAAGCTGAGGAATATGGCTGCAGCGATGAATGTGAGATAA
- the LOC142616709 gene encoding RAF-like serine/threonine-protein kinase 20 isoform X3, which translates to MMDSPTSAMGSSTPCSNDETTRVKFLCSFLGSILPRPQDGKLRYVGGETRIVCVARDISFEELMGKMRELYDGAAVLKYQQPDEDLDALVSVVNDDDVINMMEEYDKLGSGDGFTRLRIFLFSHPEQEVSPHYVDGGDDRETERRYVDALNNLNDGSEFRKQQQPDSPRIGPVEDIHVGEQFFNPVGMEGGLHSQRASEIPMLQFNLRHLTIPHVGSAPHQPQRYTEMEAPWSPAYYSPRHPGHHDPRQLAEYPSSPSSARYRLPLSDLTEKGLDRMPEEYSRQQVSHQPTYEHQPQYSENVMWVPSGAISGDKSGFPGNIFHGPNVVEGNSVCENCRMAFQRNQPHLEHGLLQVSNPCAECPPNREAFMLNTDAKLHHGIYPSEQNHDLRPVYNETQNHERGWILQNHLNARVDEVRVHASGAPRLNDHYIGDGAGMNFPMGHGNLADGHPPPSNYAYHRAGHEMGNEVLHDQAVAAVPHMHIPPHEESGIRYGNLPYGYGVDNLYPVSHGNVPGHALWRSNSQHVAAPYEASSAPQQVNGAANPGFVRPEGSPRFCVGMDNHIPRIESSQKILGFDGLAMPEYSHSHALKLNPNSFSKESLHSSRPPPEMVNFATPLGPVPPSDSSSTLIHDKVVSSVAPGYNPDSRKDTGITEVERLDGKSIIGEEKEANQVEKVETSELQNISHLEQMKIDNNNCQETSLGSTNSVCLKPAEESGAKLGEKVISAPPEDSKLSAEHLSFLPELIASVKRAALEGAEEVKVKVEECADLKEATGNEIESANAHGDQELDFDNDNVDTSKIEPTKAEAEALDRGLQSIKNDDLEEIRELGSGTYGAVYHGKWKGSDVAVKRIKASCFAGRPSERERLIADFWKEALILSSLHHPNVVSFYGIVRDGPDGSLATVTEFMVNGSLKQFLQKKDRTIDRRKRLIIAMDAAFGMEYLHGKNIVHFDLKCENLLVNMRDPQRPVCKV; encoded by the exons ATGATGGATAGCCCAACATCAGCCATGGGTTCTTCAACCCCTTGTTCGAATGATGAAACCACGCGTGTTAAATTTTTGTGTAGTTTTTTGGGGAGTATATTGCCCCGTCCCCAGGACGGGAAGCTCCGGTATGTGGGCGGGGAGACCCGAATTGTTTGCGTGGCGAGAGATATTAGTTTTGAGGAGTTGATGGGTAAAATGAGGGAGCTTTATGATGGGGCGGCGGTATTGAAATACCAGCAGCCCGATGAGGATCTTGATGCTCTTGTATCGGTTGtaaatgatgatgatgtgaTTAACATGATGGAAGAGTATGATAAGTTGGGTTCGGGTGATGGGTTCACTAGGCTTAGGATTTTTCTGTTCTCACATCCCGAACAAGAGGTTTCGCCCCACTATGTTGATGGTGGGGATGATAGGGAGACTGAGAGGAGGTATGTGGATGCtttgaataatttgaatgaTGGTTCTGAGTTTAGGAAGCAGCAGCAACCTGATTCCCCCAGGATTGGTCCAGTTGAGGATATACATGTTGGGGAGCAGTTCTTTAACCCGGTAGGTATGGAGGGTGGCCTTCATAGCCAAAGGGCTTCTGAGATACCAATGCTACAGTTTAACTTGCGTCACCTCACGATTCCTCATGTGGGATCTGCACCACACCAGCCTCAGAGGTATACCGAAATGGAAGCTCCATGGAGCCCTGCATACTATTCTCCTAGGCATCCTGGGCACCATGATCCAAGACAATTGGCAGAGTATCCATCTTCCCCTTCTTCTGCACGTTACCGTCTGCCATTGTCTGATTTAACAGAAAAAGGCTTAGATAGAATGCCAGAAGAATATTCTCGGCAGCAAGTGAGTCACCAGCCCACTTATGAACACCAGCCACAATATTCTGAAAATGTTATGTGGGTGCCAAGTGGAGCTATATCAGGTGATAAGTCTGGTTTTCCTGGTAACATTTTTCATGGCCCCAATGTCGTTGAAGGGAACAGTGTTTGTGAGAATTGCCGGATGGCTTTCCAAAGAAATCAACCGCATTTGGAGCATGGGCTTCTCCAGGTCTCTAATCCATGTGCTGAGTGTCCCCCAAATAGAGAGGCTTTCATGCTGAACACAGATGCCAAGTTGCACCATGGGATTTACCCTAGTGAGCAGAATCATGATCTTCGACCTGTTTATAATGAAACTCAAAATCATGAGAGAGGATGGATTCTGCAGAACCATTTGAATGCTCGGGTTGATGAAGTCAGAGTACATGCATCTGGAGCTCCAAGATTGAATGATCATTACATTGGTGATGGAGCAGGCATGAATTTCCCTATGGGTCATGGTAATTTAGCCGATGGACATCCTCCCCCATCAAATTATGCTTATCACCGAGCTGGGCATGAAATGGGGAATGAAGTGCTGCATGACCAAGCTGTGGCTGCTGTACCCCACATGCACATACCTCCTCATGAAGAAAGTGGGATCCGGTATGGAAATTTGCCTTATGGTTATGGAGTAGATAATCTTTATCCAGTGTCACATGGAAATGTACCTGGACATGCCTTATGGAGAAGTAATTCGCAGCATGTTGCTGCCCCTTATGAAGCATCCAGTGCACCTCAGCAAGTGAATGGTGCAGCTAATCCAGGATTTGTCAGGCCTGAGGGTAGTCCAAGATTCTGTGTTGGCATGGACAATCATATTCCTCGAATAGAGTCCTCACAAAAAATATTGGGTTTTGATGGGTTAGCCATGCCAGAATATTCTCATAGCCATGCTTTAAAATTGAACCCAAACTCATTCAGCAAGGAAAGTCTCCATTCATCTCGACCCCCACCTGAGATGGTCAACTTTGCCACCCCCTTGGGACCTGTGCCACCATCGGATTCATCTTCAACTTTGATTCATGATAAAGTGGTTTCTTCAGTAGCTCCTGGTTACAATCCCGATTCAAGAAAGGATACCGGTATCACTGAAGTGGAAAGGTTGGATGGGAAAAGTATAattggagaagaaaaagaggcaAATCAAGTAGAAAAAGTTGAGACCTCTGAATTGCAGAATATTTCTCATCTAGAGCAAatgaaaattgataataacAACTGTCAGGAGACTTCTCTTGGTTCTACCAATTCAGTCTGCTTGAAGCCTGCAGAAGAGAGTGGTGCGAAACTGGGTGAAAAAGTCATTTCTGCACCTCCTGAAGATTCAAAGCTTTCAGCTGAACATTTGAGTTTCTTACCTGAGTTGATTGCTTCTGTGAAGAGGGCAGCATTAGAAGGAGCTGAAGAGGTCAAAGTGAAAGTCGAAGAATGTGCTGACCTTAAAGAAGCAACTGGAAATGAAATAGAATCAGCG AATGCTCATGGGGATCAAGAGTTGGATTTTGATAATGACAATGTGGATACCTCCAAGATTGAGCCAACAAAAGCGGAGGCAGAAGCTCTTGACAGGGGATTACAG TCAATAAAGAATGATGATCTAGAGGAAATCCGGGAATTAGGTTCTGGAACGTATGGGGCTGTTTATCATGGGAAATGGAAGGGTTCTGATGTGGCAGTAAAGAGAATAAAAGCCAGTTGTTTTGCCGGGAGACCTTCTGAAAGGGAACGTTTG ATTGCGGATTTCTGGAAGGAGGCTTTGATATTGAGTTCATTACATCATCCAAATGTTGTTTCTTTCTATGGAATTGTTCGTGATGGTCCTGATGGATCTTTAGCAACTGTGACAGAGTTCATGGTTAATGGATCTTTAAAACAGTTTTTGCAGAAGAAAGACAG GACTATTGATCGTCGTAAGAGACTCATCATAGCTATGGATGCTGCATTTGGGATGGAGTATTTGCATGGAAAGAACATTGTACATTTTGATTTGAAATGCGAAAATTTGCTGGTGAATATGAGAGATCCACAGCGTCCTGTGTGCAAGGTATGA
- the LOC142616709 gene encoding RAF-like serine/threonine-protein kinase 20 isoform X2 codes for MMDSPTSAMGSSTPCSNDETTRVKFLCSFLGSILPRPQDGKLRYVGGETRIVCVARDISFEELMGKMRELYDGAAVLKYQQPDEDLDALVSVVNDDDVINMMEEYDKLGSGDGFTRLRIFLFSHPEQEVSPHYVDGGDDRETERRYVDALNNLNDGSEFRKQQQPDSPRIGPVEDIHVGEQFFNPVGMEGGLHSQRASEIPMLQFNLRHLTIPHVGSAPHQPQRYTEMEAPWSPAYYSPRHPGHHDPRQLAEYPSSPSSARYRLPLSDLTEKGLDRMPEEYSRQQVSHQPTYEHQPQYSENVMWVPSGAISGDKSGFPGNIFHGPNVVEGNSVCENCRMAFQRNQPHLEHGLLQVSNPCAECPPNREAFMLNTDAKLHHGIYPSEQNHDLRPVYNETQNHERGWILQNHLNARVDEVRVHASGAPRLNDHYIGDGAGMNFPMGHGNLADGHPPPSNYAYHRAGHEMGNEVLHDQAVAAVPHMHIPPHEESGIRYGNLPYGYGVDNLYPVSHGNVPGHALWRSNSQHVAAPYEASSAPQQVNGAANPGFVRPEGSPRFCVGMDNHIPRIESSQKILGFDGLAMPEYSHSHALKLNPNSFSKESLHSSRPPPEMVNFATPLGPVPPSDSSSTLIHDKVVSSVAPGYNPDSRKDTGITEVERLDGKSIIGEEKEANQVEKVETSELQNISHLEQMKIDNNNCQETSLGSTNSVCLKPAEESGAKLGEKVISAPPEDSKLSAEHLSFLPELIASVKRAALEGAEEVKVKVEECADLKEATGNEIESANAHGDQELDFDNDNVDTSKIEPTKAEAEALDRGLQSIKNDDLEEIRELGSGTYGAVYHGKWKGSDVAVKRIKASCFAGRPSERERLIADFWKEALILSSLHHPNVVSFYGIVRDGPDGSLATVTEFMVNGSLKQFLQKKDRTIDRRKRLIIAMDAAFGMEYLHGKNIVHFDLKCENLLVNMRDPQRPVCKIGDLGLSKVKQHTLVSGGVRGTLPWMAPELLSGKSHMVTEKVINSQA; via the exons ATGATGGATAGCCCAACATCAGCCATGGGTTCTTCAACCCCTTGTTCGAATGATGAAACCACGCGTGTTAAATTTTTGTGTAGTTTTTTGGGGAGTATATTGCCCCGTCCCCAGGACGGGAAGCTCCGGTATGTGGGCGGGGAGACCCGAATTGTTTGCGTGGCGAGAGATATTAGTTTTGAGGAGTTGATGGGTAAAATGAGGGAGCTTTATGATGGGGCGGCGGTATTGAAATACCAGCAGCCCGATGAGGATCTTGATGCTCTTGTATCGGTTGtaaatgatgatgatgtgaTTAACATGATGGAAGAGTATGATAAGTTGGGTTCGGGTGATGGGTTCACTAGGCTTAGGATTTTTCTGTTCTCACATCCCGAACAAGAGGTTTCGCCCCACTATGTTGATGGTGGGGATGATAGGGAGACTGAGAGGAGGTATGTGGATGCtttgaataatttgaatgaTGGTTCTGAGTTTAGGAAGCAGCAGCAACCTGATTCCCCCAGGATTGGTCCAGTTGAGGATATACATGTTGGGGAGCAGTTCTTTAACCCGGTAGGTATGGAGGGTGGCCTTCATAGCCAAAGGGCTTCTGAGATACCAATGCTACAGTTTAACTTGCGTCACCTCACGATTCCTCATGTGGGATCTGCACCACACCAGCCTCAGAGGTATACCGAAATGGAAGCTCCATGGAGCCCTGCATACTATTCTCCTAGGCATCCTGGGCACCATGATCCAAGACAATTGGCAGAGTATCCATCTTCCCCTTCTTCTGCACGTTACCGTCTGCCATTGTCTGATTTAACAGAAAAAGGCTTAGATAGAATGCCAGAAGAATATTCTCGGCAGCAAGTGAGTCACCAGCCCACTTATGAACACCAGCCACAATATTCTGAAAATGTTATGTGGGTGCCAAGTGGAGCTATATCAGGTGATAAGTCTGGTTTTCCTGGTAACATTTTTCATGGCCCCAATGTCGTTGAAGGGAACAGTGTTTGTGAGAATTGCCGGATGGCTTTCCAAAGAAATCAACCGCATTTGGAGCATGGGCTTCTCCAGGTCTCTAATCCATGTGCTGAGTGTCCCCCAAATAGAGAGGCTTTCATGCTGAACACAGATGCCAAGTTGCACCATGGGATTTACCCTAGTGAGCAGAATCATGATCTTCGACCTGTTTATAATGAAACTCAAAATCATGAGAGAGGATGGATTCTGCAGAACCATTTGAATGCTCGGGTTGATGAAGTCAGAGTACATGCATCTGGAGCTCCAAGATTGAATGATCATTACATTGGTGATGGAGCAGGCATGAATTTCCCTATGGGTCATGGTAATTTAGCCGATGGACATCCTCCCCCATCAAATTATGCTTATCACCGAGCTGGGCATGAAATGGGGAATGAAGTGCTGCATGACCAAGCTGTGGCTGCTGTACCCCACATGCACATACCTCCTCATGAAGAAAGTGGGATCCGGTATGGAAATTTGCCTTATGGTTATGGAGTAGATAATCTTTATCCAGTGTCACATGGAAATGTACCTGGACATGCCTTATGGAGAAGTAATTCGCAGCATGTTGCTGCCCCTTATGAAGCATCCAGTGCACCTCAGCAAGTGAATGGTGCAGCTAATCCAGGATTTGTCAGGCCTGAGGGTAGTCCAAGATTCTGTGTTGGCATGGACAATCATATTCCTCGAATAGAGTCCTCACAAAAAATATTGGGTTTTGATGGGTTAGCCATGCCAGAATATTCTCATAGCCATGCTTTAAAATTGAACCCAAACTCATTCAGCAAGGAAAGTCTCCATTCATCTCGACCCCCACCTGAGATGGTCAACTTTGCCACCCCCTTGGGACCTGTGCCACCATCGGATTCATCTTCAACTTTGATTCATGATAAAGTGGTTTCTTCAGTAGCTCCTGGTTACAATCCCGATTCAAGAAAGGATACCGGTATCACTGAAGTGGAAAGGTTGGATGGGAAAAGTATAattggagaagaaaaagaggcaAATCAAGTAGAAAAAGTTGAGACCTCTGAATTGCAGAATATTTCTCATCTAGAGCAAatgaaaattgataataacAACTGTCAGGAGACTTCTCTTGGTTCTACCAATTCAGTCTGCTTGAAGCCTGCAGAAGAGAGTGGTGCGAAACTGGGTGAAAAAGTCATTTCTGCACCTCCTGAAGATTCAAAGCTTTCAGCTGAACATTTGAGTTTCTTACCTGAGTTGATTGCTTCTGTGAAGAGGGCAGCATTAGAAGGAGCTGAAGAGGTCAAAGTGAAAGTCGAAGAATGTGCTGACCTTAAAGAAGCAACTGGAAATGAAATAGAATCAGCG AATGCTCATGGGGATCAAGAGTTGGATTTTGATAATGACAATGTGGATACCTCCAAGATTGAGCCAACAAAAGCGGAGGCAGAAGCTCTTGACAGGGGATTACAG TCAATAAAGAATGATGATCTAGAGGAAATCCGGGAATTAGGTTCTGGAACGTATGGGGCTGTTTATCATGGGAAATGGAAGGGTTCTGATGTGGCAGTAAAGAGAATAAAAGCCAGTTGTTTTGCCGGGAGACCTTCTGAAAGGGAACGTTTG ATTGCGGATTTCTGGAAGGAGGCTTTGATATTGAGTTCATTACATCATCCAAATGTTGTTTCTTTCTATGGAATTGTTCGTGATGGTCCTGATGGATCTTTAGCAACTGTGACAGAGTTCATGGTTAATGGATCTTTAAAACAGTTTTTGCAGAAGAAAGACAG GACTATTGATCGTCGTAAGAGACTCATCATAGCTATGGATGCTGCATTTGGGATGGAGTATTTGCATGGAAAGAACATTGTACATTTTGATTTGAAATGCGAAAATTTGCTGGTGAATATGAGAGATCCACAGCGTCCTGTGTGCAAG ATTGGTGATTTGGGCTTATCAAAGGTAAAACAGCACACTTTAGTGTCAGGAGGTGTCCGCGGAACTTTACCTTGGATGGCACCTGAGCTTCTCAGTGGGAAAAGCCATATGGTGACAGAGAAGGTAATTAACTCCCAAGCGTGA